A genome region from Chlorobaculum tepidum TLS includes the following:
- a CDS encoding helix-turn-helix domain-containing protein — translation MRPKRHESLCTSEATWRHLNFFQHEAGLTARVPRISSPECGLLKLQSVPRAYRDSGFTLLFEAMIMLMARSMAVKTIATIVGEHDTRIWRIVHHYVDQARAKEDYPAVTSSGIGSYFVNAQLSCDKFHVMQIINNAVDEVRRQEQKERPELKKTGISG, via the coding sequence ATGCGGCCAAAAAGGCATGAAAGCCTATGCACCTCCGAGGCGACGTGGCGTCACCTCAACTTTTTTCAGCACGAGGCCGGTCTGACGGCCAGAGTACCGCGAATCTCCTCTCCTGAGTGCGGTCTTCTCAAGCTGCAATCCGTTCCCCGGGCTTACCGTGACAGCGGTTTTACGCTGTTGTTCGAGGCGATGATTATGCTCATGGCCAGGTCAATGGCGGTTAAGACGATCGCCACGATAGTCGGCGAACACGATACCCGCATCTGGCGTATTGTACATCATTACGTCGATCAGGCCCGCGCCAAAGAAGACTACCCGGCGGTCACGAGCAGCGGTATTGGCAGTTATTTTGTCAATGCGCAACTGAGCTGTGACAAATTTCACGTCATGCAGATCATCAACAATGCCGTCGATGAAGTACGCCGTCAGGAGCAAAAAGAGCGGCCCGAACTGAAAAAAACCGGTATCTCTGGCTGA
- a CDS encoding P-II family nitrogen regulator yields MLMIRTIVRPEKVHDVMQGLLDAGYPAVTKISVVGRGKQRGLRVGDVVYDELPKEMLFLVVPDADKDFVIRAIMDNAKTGDGKFGDGKIFVSAVEEVYTISSGMKESETLLEAKEA; encoded by the coding sequence ATGTTAATGATCAGAACCATCGTCAGGCCGGAAAAAGTACACGATGTCATGCAGGGCCTGCTCGACGCCGGTTATCCGGCGGTCACCAAAATCTCGGTTGTTGGCCGAGGCAAGCAGCGCGGTCTGCGCGTCGGCGATGTGGTCTATGACGAACTGCCGAAGGAGATGCTGTTCCTCGTCGTGCCGGACGCCGACAAGGACTTCGTCATCCGCGCCATCATGGACAACGCAAAGACCGGCGACGGCAAGTTCGGTGACGGTAAAATCTTCGTGTCGGCTGTCGAAGAGGTCTACACGATCAGCTCTGGAATGAAGGAAAGCGAGACGCTGCTCGAAGCAAAGGAGGCCTGA
- the nifE gene encoding nitrogenase iron-molybdenum cofactor biosynthesis protein NifE — protein sequence MDTQKISLLEGREKQVYEKTAGGVEVDIACDKTSLSGSVSQRACVFCGSRVVLYPVADAIHIVHGPIGCAAYTWDIRGAVSSGPELHRLSFSTDLQEMDVIYGGEKKLYKSLIELIDQYQPNAAFIYSTCIIGLIGDDIDAVCKKVAKEKGIPVLPVHSEGFKGTKKDGYKAACMALMKLIGQGSTEGISKYSINILGEFNLAGEAWIIREYYEKMGIEVVATMTGDGRIDDIRRSHGASLNVVQCSGSMTTLAKEMEEKYGIPYIRVSYFGFEDMSKSLYDVAQHFPERPDIMEKAKEIVRDEIRKYYPEMQKFKAALAGKKAAIYVGGAFKTFSLIKALRTIGMSVVLAGSQTGNKQDYKNLKEMCDEGTVIVDDSNPVELSKFVLEKEADLLIGGVKERPIAFKLGVGFCDHNHERKIPLAGFIGMYYFAKEVYESVMSPVWQFAPRKGGAK from the coding sequence ATGGATACGCAGAAAATCAGCCTGCTCGAGGGCAGGGAAAAACAGGTCTATGAAAAGACCGCGGGTGGCGTAGAAGTGGACATCGCCTGCGACAAGACCAGCCTCTCCGGCTCGGTCAGCCAGCGTGCCTGTGTGTTCTGCGGTTCACGTGTCGTGCTCTATCCGGTAGCCGACGCCATTCACATCGTACACGGCCCGATCGGTTGCGCCGCCTACACCTGGGACATCCGGGGAGCGGTTTCGTCGGGACCTGAACTGCACCGGCTCAGCTTTTCGACCGACCTCCAGGAGATGGACGTCATCTACGGCGGCGAAAAGAAGCTCTACAAATCACTGATCGAACTGATCGACCAGTACCAGCCCAACGCGGCATTTATCTATTCGACCTGCATCATCGGCCTGATTGGGGACGACATCGATGCGGTTTGCAAAAAAGTGGCCAAAGAGAAAGGAATCCCGGTCTTGCCGGTGCATTCCGAAGGTTTCAAGGGCACCAAGAAGGATGGCTACAAAGCCGCCTGCATGGCCCTCATGAAGCTGATCGGCCAGGGATCGACCGAGGGGATCAGCAAATACAGCATCAACATTCTCGGCGAATTCAACCTCGCCGGGGAAGCCTGGATCATCCGGGAATATTATGAAAAGATGGGCATCGAGGTGGTCGCCACCATGACCGGCGACGGACGCATCGACGACATCCGCCGCTCGCACGGCGCGTCGCTCAACGTGGTGCAGTGCTCCGGCTCGATGACCACCCTCGCCAAGGAGATGGAAGAGAAGTACGGCATCCCCTACATCCGCGTCTCCTACTTCGGCTTCGAGGATATGTCCAAATCGCTCTACGACGTAGCCCAGCACTTCCCCGAAAGGCCCGACATTATGGAGAAAGCCAAGGAGATCGTGCGCGACGAAATCAGGAAATACTACCCCGAGATGCAGAAGTTCAAGGCCGCGTTGGCCGGCAAGAAAGCTGCAATCTATGTCGGCGGAGCCTTCAAGACCTTCTCGCTCATCAAGGCGCTGCGCACCATCGGCATGTCGGTCGTGCTCGCCGGCTCGCAGACCGGCAACAAGCAGGATTACAAGAACCTGAAAGAGATGTGCGACGAAGGCACGGTGATCGTGGACGACTCCAACCCGGTCGAACTCTCCAAGTTCGTGCTTGAAAAGGAGGCCGACCTTTTGATCGGCGGCGTCAAGGAGCGCCCGATCGCCTTCAAGCTCGGCGTCGGCTTCTGCGACCACAACCACGAGCGCAAGATTCCGCTCGCCGGATTCATCGGCATGTACTATTTCGCCAAGGAGGTTTACGAATCGGTGATGAGCCCCGTGTGGCAGTTCGCCCCGAGAAAAGGAGGTGCAAAATGA
- the nifH gene encoding nitrogenase iron protein, translating to MRKVAIYGKGGIGKSTTTQNTVAGLAEAGKKVMVVGCDPKADSTRLLLGGLQQKTVLDTLREEGEEVELEDIIKEGYRNTRCTESGGPEPGVGCAGRGIITSVNLLEQLGAYDDEWELDYVFYDVLGDVVCGGFAMPIRDGKAEEIYIVCSGEMMAMYAANNICKGILKYADAGGVRLGGLICNSRKVDNEREMIEELARRLGTQMIHFVPRDNFVQRAEINRKTVIDFDPTHPQADEYRALAKKIDENKMFVIPKPLEIDELESLLIEFGIAN from the coding sequence ATGAGAAAAGTCGCAATTTATGGTAAAGGCGGTATCGGCAAATCCACAACCACCCAGAATACGGTTGCCGGTCTTGCAGAAGCAGGCAAAAAAGTGATGGTCGTCGGTTGCGACCCGAAAGCTGACTCCACCCGCCTCCTGCTCGGCGGTCTTCAGCAGAAAACCGTTCTCGACACCCTGCGCGAGGAGGGCGAAGAGGTCGAACTCGAAGACATCATTAAAGAAGGTTACAGAAACACCCGCTGCACCGAGTCCGGCGGTCCTGAGCCTGGCGTCGGCTGCGCTGGCCGCGGCATCATCACCTCGGTCAACCTGCTCGAACAGCTCGGCGCTTACGATGACGAATGGGAACTCGACTACGTGTTCTACGATGTGCTTGGCGACGTGGTGTGCGGCGGTTTCGCCATGCCGATCCGCGACGGTAAAGCCGAAGAGATCTATATCGTCTGCTCTGGCGAAATGATGGCCATGTACGCCGCCAACAACATCTGCAAAGGCATCCTGAAATACGCCGATGCAGGCGGTGTGCGCCTCGGTGGCCTCATCTGCAACAGCCGCAAGGTTGACAACGAGCGTGAGATGATCGAAGAGCTGGCCCGCAGGCTCGGCACCCAGATGATCCATTTCGTACCTCGCGACAACTTCGTTCAGCGCGCCGAGATCAACAGGAAGACCGTGATCGACTTCGATCCGACCCACCCCCAGGCCGACGAATACCGTGCACTGGCCAAAAAGATCGACGAGAACAAGATGTTCGTCATCCCCAAGCCGCTCGAAATCGACGAACTGGAATCGCTCCTGATCGAATTCGGCATCGCCAACTAA
- a CDS encoding P-II family nitrogen regulator has protein sequence MKEIISVIRINKVNETKKALIDAGIPAFTATGRVMGRGKGQVHYDILQGAEAGHPEAIAQLGNAPRLVAKRILTVVVPDDLAQTAIDTIIKTNQTGKPGDGKIFVTPILDTIRVRTGEEGDEALK, from the coding sequence ATGAAAGAGATCATTTCAGTCATACGAATCAACAAGGTGAACGAAACCAAGAAAGCGCTCATCGACGCTGGCATCCCGGCCTTCACGGCGACCGGCCGGGTGATGGGTCGCGGCAAGGGCCAGGTTCACTACGACATCCTCCAGGGCGCCGAAGCAGGCCACCCGGAGGCGATTGCCCAGCTCGGTAACGCGCCGAGGCTCGTTGCCAAGCGAATCCTGACCGTGGTGGTTCCGGATGATCTGGCCCAGACGGCTATCGACACGATCATCAAAACCAACCAGACCGGCAAGCCGGGAGACGGCAAGATTTTCGTGACGCCGATTCTCGACACCATCAGGGTCAGAACCGGAGAAGAGGGCGACGAAGCGCTTAAGTGA
- the nifK gene encoding nitrogenase molybdenum-iron protein subunit beta: MLLRHTTKEVKEREGLTINPAKTCQPIGAMYAALGIHGCLPHSHGSQGCCAYHRSTLTRHYKEPVMAATSSFTEGASVFGGQANLLSAIETIFTVYDPEVIAVHSTCLSETIGDDLQQITKKASDDGKIPEGKYVIYASTPSYVGSHITGYANMVTSMTEQFAVSTGEKKDQVNVIAGWMEPSDMREIKSLASRLGVKIVLFPDTSDVLDAPQTGKHEFYPKGGITINELKSAGDSKCSLAVGCISAEPAAIALEKKCKVPFETVDMPIGLSATDRFIMALSKAGSVKVPDEITAERGRLVDVMVDMEQYFYGKKVALFGDPDQLIPLTEFLLDLGMIPAHIVSGTPGLRFEKRMKEILERAPGANFRNGPQADMFLMHQWIKNEPVDLLIGNTYGKYIARDEDIPFVRFGFPILDRIGHSYFPNVGYSGSLRLVEKILGVLMDRQDRTSLEEKFELVM; encoded by the coding sequence ATGTTATTACGTCATACCACAAAAGAAGTCAAAGAGCGCGAGGGGCTGACGATCAATCCGGCGAAAACCTGCCAGCCGATCGGCGCCATGTATGCCGCCCTCGGCATACACGGCTGCCTGCCCCACAGCCACGGCTCACAGGGCTGCTGCGCCTACCACCGCAGCACCTTGACCCGCCACTACAAGGAGCCGGTGATGGCCGCCACCAGCTCGTTCACCGAAGGCGCTTCGGTGTTCGGCGGCCAGGCCAACCTGCTTTCGGCCATCGAGACCATCTTTACGGTTTACGATCCGGAAGTGATCGCGGTGCACTCGACCTGCCTGTCCGAAACCATCGGAGACGACTTGCAGCAGATCACCAAGAAGGCCAGCGATGACGGCAAGATTCCTGAAGGCAAGTACGTCATCTACGCCAGCACCCCGAGCTACGTGGGTTCGCACATCACCGGTTACGCCAACATGGTGACCAGCATGACCGAGCAGTTCGCTGTCTCGACTGGCGAGAAGAAAGACCAGGTCAACGTCATCGCGGGCTGGATGGAACCGTCTGACATGCGCGAAATCAAGTCGCTGGCCTCGCGCCTTGGTGTCAAGATCGTGCTCTTCCCAGACACCTCCGACGTGCTCGACGCGCCGCAGACCGGCAAGCACGAGTTCTATCCGAAAGGCGGCATCACCATCAATGAGCTGAAAAGCGCCGGTGACAGCAAATGCTCGCTCGCGGTCGGCTGCATCAGCGCCGAACCGGCAGCAATCGCACTCGAAAAGAAGTGCAAGGTGCCCTTCGAAACCGTTGACATGCCGATCGGCCTGTCGGCAACCGACCGTTTCATCATGGCTCTCAGCAAAGCTGGCAGCGTGAAGGTACCGGATGAAATCACTGCCGAGCGTGGCCGTCTGGTAGACGTCATGGTCGACATGGAGCAGTACTTCTACGGCAAGAAGGTGGCGCTGTTCGGCGACCCCGACCAGCTCATCCCGCTCACCGAGTTCCTGCTCGATCTGGGCATGATACCGGCACATATCGTCAGCGGCACGCCGGGCCTGAGGTTCGAAAAACGCATGAAGGAGATCCTCGAACGGGCTCCGGGCGCGAACTTCCGCAACGGCCCGCAGGCAGACATGTTCCTGATGCACCAGTGGATCAAGAACGAGCCGGTTGACCTGCTCATCGGCAACACCTACGGCAAGTACATCGCACGTGACGAAGATATCCCGTTCGTGCGCTTCGGCTTCCCGATTCTCGACCGTATCGGCCACAGCTACTTCCCGAACGTCGGGTACAGCGGCTCGCTCAGGCTGGTCGAGAAAATCCTCGGCGTGCTCATGGATCGTCAGGATCGCACGTCGCTGGAAGAGAAGTTCGAGCTGGTTATGTGA
- the nifD gene encoding nitrogenase molybdenum-iron protein alpha chain, with protein MEAKVLIPDPSKIKEELINKYPAKVAKKRSKSIVVNDPEIVPEVQANVRTVPGIITQRGCAYAGCKGVVLGPTRDIVNIVHGPIGCSFYAWLTRRNQTRPETPEHENYITYCFSTDMQEEHVVFGGEKKLKVAIQEAYDLFHPKAIAIFSTCPVGLIGDDVHAVAREMKEKLGDCNVFGFSCEGYRGVSQSAGHHIANNGVFKHMVGNNNEVKPGKFKLNLLGEYNIGGDAFEIERLLEKCGITLVASFSGNSTVGAIENAHTADLNVIMCHRSINYMGDMMETKYGIPWMKVNFVGAESTAKSLRKIAEYFGDEELKAKVEEVIAEEVPAVKAIIDEIRPRTEGKTAMLFVGGSRAHHYQDLFSELGMTTIAAGYEFAHRDDYEGREVLPKIKIDADSKNIEELKVTADPELYNPRKSKAELEELKAKGLEINGYEGMMKQMMKKTLVVDDISHYESEKLIEMYKPDIFCAGIKEKYVVQKMGVPLKQLHSYDYGGPYTGFKGAVNFYKDIDRMVNNPVWKMIKAPWEKSEPESLEASYVAS; from the coding sequence ATGGAGGCGAAAGTACTCATACCAGATCCTTCCAAAATCAAGGAGGAACTGATCAATAAATACCCGGCCAAGGTCGCCAAAAAGCGCAGCAAGTCGATCGTGGTCAACGACCCGGAGATCGTTCCTGAGGTGCAGGCCAACGTCCGTACGGTGCCGGGTATCATCACGCAGCGCGGCTGTGCCTACGCAGGCTGCAAGGGCGTGGTTCTTGGTCCGACGCGCGATATCGTAAACATCGTGCACGGCCCGATCGGCTGCAGCTTTTACGCATGGCTGACCCGCCGTAACCAGACAAGACCGGAAACCCCGGAGCATGAAAACTACATCACCTACTGCTTCTCGACCGACATGCAGGAAGAGCACGTGGTGTTCGGTGGCGAAAAGAAACTGAAGGTAGCGATCCAGGAGGCCTATGACCTCTTCCACCCGAAGGCCATCGCGATCTTCTCGACCTGCCCGGTCGGCCTGATCGGTGACGACGTGCACGCCGTAGCGAGAGAGATGAAAGAGAAGCTCGGCGACTGCAACGTCTTCGGCTTCAGCTGCGAAGGCTACCGCGGCGTCAGCCAGTCGGCTGGTCACCACATCGCAAACAACGGCGTGTTCAAGCACATGGTTGGCAACAACAACGAAGTCAAACCCGGCAAGTTCAAGCTGAACCTGCTCGGCGAGTACAACATCGGCGGCGACGCTTTCGAAATCGAGCGCCTGCTCGAGAAATGCGGCATCACACTTGTTGCCTCCTTCAGCGGCAACTCGACGGTTGGCGCCATCGAGAATGCACACACGGCTGACCTCAACGTCATCATGTGTCACCGCTCGATCAACTACATGGGCGACATGATGGAGACCAAGTACGGTATTCCATGGATGAAAGTCAACTTCGTCGGCGCTGAATCGACCGCAAAGTCGCTGCGCAAGATCGCCGAGTACTTCGGTGACGAGGAGCTGAAAGCGAAGGTCGAAGAGGTGATTGCCGAAGAGGTTCCTGCTGTCAAGGCGATCATCGACGAGATTCGTCCGAGAACCGAAGGCAAAACCGCCATGCTGTTCGTCGGCGGCTCGCGCGCTCACCACTACCAGGATCTGTTCTCGGAACTTGGCATGACGACCATCGCCGCCGGTTACGAGTTCGCTCACCGCGATGACTACGAAGGCCGCGAAGTGCTGCCCAAGATCAAGATCGATGCCGACAGCAAAAACATCGAAGAGCTGAAGGTCACGGCCGATCCGGAGCTGTACAACCCGAGAAAGAGCAAAGCCGAACTCGAAGAGCTGAAAGCCAAAGGCCTTGAGATCAACGGCTACGAAGGCATGATGAAACAGATGATGAAAAAGACCCTCGTAGTCGATGACATCAGCCACTACGAGTCCGAAAAGCTCATCGAGATGTACAAACCCGACATCTTCTGCGCCGGTATCAAGGAGAAGTATGTCGTCCAGAAGATGGGTGTGCCGCTCAAGCAGCTCCACAGCTACGACTACGGAGGTCCTTACACCGGCTTCAAGGGCGCGGTGAACTTCTACAAAGACATCGACCGCATGGTCAACAACCCGGTCTGGAAGATGATCAAGGCCCCCTGGGAGAAAAGTGAACCGGAGTCGCTGGAAGCCAGCTACGTCGCATCATAA